One part of the Gemmatimonadota bacterium genome encodes these proteins:
- a CDS encoding metallophosphoesterase, translated as MAQTEWIARQRQARNIQFVLHLGDITNNNVHPEWINARRAMDVLRQAGIPHLLVPGNHDMGTWGNTDSRESFFSDYFIQRNARVAGESENAFLRVTVGEAKFLIVGLEFGPRDKVVEWANEIVAKYPDHHAILLTHVYMYSDDQRYNWTGPGKAQSWNPNAYGVGTNAALAAEGVNDGEALWQKLVSRHKQFVFTFNGHVLNDGIGTLESKAPLGHSVHQMLVNYQCGVVPDRKKGGGGFLRLVEVQADGRTVNISDYSPYYDQWLTDPDRKFTITVDRDLNKPATP; from the coding sequence ATGGCGCAGACGGAGTGGATCGCGAGGCAACGGCAGGCGCGCAACATCCAGTTCGTGCTGCATCTCGGCGACATCACCAACAACAACGTCCATCCCGAGTGGATCAACGCGCGCCGGGCAATGGACGTGCTGCGCCAGGCCGGGATCCCGCACCTGCTGGTCCCGGGCAACCATGACATGGGGACGTGGGGCAACACCGACTCGCGCGAGTCGTTCTTCAGCGACTACTTCATCCAGCGCAACGCGCGCGTCGCGGGAGAGTCGGAGAACGCCTTCCTCCGGGTCACCGTAGGCGAGGCGAAGTTCCTCATCGTCGGCCTCGAGTTCGGACCGAGGGACAAGGTCGTCGAGTGGGCCAACGAGATCGTGGCCAAGTACCCCGACCACCACGCCATCCTGCTGACCCACGTCTACATGTATTCCGACGACCAGCGTTACAACTGGACCGGTCCGGGGAAGGCACAGAGCTGGAACCCGAATGCCTATGGCGTTGGTACCAACGCGGCCCTGGCGGCCGAGGGCGTCAACGACGGCGAGGCACTCTGGCAGAAGCTGGTGAGCCGACACAAGCAGTTCGTCTTCACCTTCAACGGCCACGTCCTGAACGACGGCATCGGCACCCTCGAGAGCAAGGCACCGCTCGGGCACTCCGTGCACCAGATGCTGGTGAACTACCAGTGCGGCGTGGTGCCCGACCGCAAGAAGGGTGGCGGCGGCTTCCTCCGGCTGGTCGAGGTGCAGGCCGACGGTCGCACCGTGAACATCAGCGACTACTCGCCATACTATGACCAGTGGTTGACCGATCCCGATCGAAAGTTCACCATTACGGTCGATCGCGATCTCAACAAGCCCGCGACCCCATGA
- a CDS encoding multicopper oxidase domain-containing protein — translation MLLSAPALIGIALQAQLIATLPRTPLPKPAPGVAHAGVHQNTAAAGRLVGATLTLEVDIVESGWKPEGADDPEVPILAFAEHGKQATVPGPLARVPLGTTMLLTLRNLTDSALVIGGLRSTLSAARDTIQLPKGGTRDIRVRFGASGTFAYWGAFLGTDPMDRLWKDSQLNGAIVVDAPGTSMPDRVLVVSEWFYPYDENRPFEVVSVINGKGWPYTETIHLTQNDSTRFRVVNMTSLFHPFHLHGFFYRIESKGDGRRDLPVAMGLRHLSNTDLLAPGSTVTFSFLPATPGNWLFHCHFSFHTDETVTLSGSPKDSLEAAAMAMPGGPHRMEGASGHAMRGLVVGIKVAPAPSYVPTSTANAREMRLLIQRKPNALMTGAPAYGFVLQAGPNEPAKDSVTLPGPVLELVRGKPVRILVKNNLDEPSSVHWHGLEIESFPDGVPHWSGLGDKVYTQIAPHDSFVAAFTPPRSGTYPYHSHLDERHQINSGMYGAVIVTDTPRDLTHDHLIIAGGGGPEIEPKAESFYALVNGRRSPRPLRLTVGETHRLRIVAIHPDWRISFTLQTDSSVARWRPTAKDGAVLPPTMRVSRPAHIEMGPGQTADFEFIPTRPGTWRMEIRSVETGWYIPLDVIVEAKPAKR, via the coding sequence ATGCTCCTCTCCGCTCCCGCCCTGATCGGCATCGCACTGCAAGCCCAGTTGATCGCCACCCTGCCGCGGACGCCGCTGCCCAAGCCGGCGCCAGGTGTGGCCCACGCCGGGGTGCATCAGAACACCGCCGCCGCAGGCCGGCTGGTCGGGGCGACGCTGACTCTCGAGGTCGACATCGTGGAAAGCGGGTGGAAGCCGGAAGGGGCCGACGATCCCGAAGTGCCGATCCTCGCCTTCGCCGAGCATGGCAAGCAGGCGACCGTCCCGGGCCCACTTGCCCGCGTGCCGCTCGGGACCACGATGCTCCTCACGCTTCGCAACCTGACCGACTCGGCGCTGGTGATCGGCGGACTGCGTTCCACGCTTTCGGCGGCGCGCGACACCATCCAGTTGCCGAAGGGTGGCACGCGCGATATTCGGGTCCGGTTTGGCGCGTCGGGGACGTTCGCCTATTGGGGTGCCTTCCTCGGCACCGACCCGATGGATCGGCTCTGGAAGGACAGTCAGCTCAATGGAGCGATCGTCGTCGATGCCCCCGGCACCAGCATGCCCGACCGCGTCCTCGTCGTCAGCGAATGGTTCTACCCCTATGATGAGAACCGGCCGTTCGAGGTGGTCTCCGTCATCAACGGGAAGGGATGGCCGTACACCGAGACGATCCACCTGACGCAGAATGATTCGACCAGATTTCGCGTCGTGAACATGACGTCACTTTTTCACCCGTTCCACCTGCACGGCTTCTTCTACCGGATCGAGTCGAAAGGCGATGGGCGACGGGACCTGCCGGTCGCGATGGGGTTGCGGCACCTCTCGAACACCGACCTGCTCGCCCCGGGGAGTACGGTCACCTTCTCCTTCCTGCCTGCGACGCCAGGGAACTGGCTCTTCCACTGCCATTTCTCCTTCCATACCGATGAGACCGTCACGCTGAGCGGGTCGCCGAAGGACTCCCTCGAAGCGGCAGCGATGGCGATGCCGGGCGGACCACACCGGATGGAGGGCGCGAGCGGGCATGCGATGCGCGGCCTCGTCGTCGGGATCAAGGTGGCACCGGCTCCGAGTTACGTGCCGACCTCCACAGCGAACGCGCGCGAGATGCGCCTCCTCATACAGAGGAAGCCGAACGCCCTGATGACAGGTGCCCCGGCATATGGCTTCGTGCTCCAAGCGGGTCCGAACGAACCCGCCAAGGATTCGGTGACCCTCCCCGGCCCGGTGCTCGAGCTGGTGCGCGGCAAACCGGTCCGGATCCTCGTGAAGAACAACCTCGACGAGCCCTCGTCCGTCCACTGGCACGGCCTCGAAATCGAGAGCTTTCCCGATGGCGTACCGCACTGGAGCGGCCTCGGTGACAAGGTCTATACCCAGATCGCCCCGCACGACTCGTTCGTCGCCGCGTTCACGCCACCGCGGTCGGGGACGTACCCGTACCACTCCCACCTCGATGAGCGGCACCAGATCAACTCCGGGATGTACGGGGCGGTGATCGTCACCGACACACCGCGTGACCTGACGCATGATCACCTGATCATCGCCGGCGGCGGTGGTCCCGAAATTGAGCCGAAGGCGGAGAGCTTCTATGCCCTGGTCAACGGCAGGCGTTCTCCCCGACCGCTCAGGCTGACCGTGGGTGAGACACATCGGTTGCGGATCGTCGCCATCCATCCCGACTGGAGGATCTCGTTCACGCTGCAGACCGACTCGAGCGTGGCCCGGTGGCGGCCGACCGCGAAGGATGGCGCCGTCCTCCCCCCAACGATGCGGGTGTCGCGCCCGGCCCATATCGAGATGGGCCCGGGGCAGACCGCCGACTTCGAGTTCATCCCGACGCGCCCGGGAACCTGGCGCATGGAGATCCGCTCCGTCGAAACCGGCTGGTACATCCCGCTCGACGTCATCGTCGAGGCCAAACCCGCGAAGCGGTAA
- a CDS encoding DUF4331 family protein, with the protein MHTPSRTVRLGLAAVLGVAALTGAWQFVQASDHQDTADVELNPTQDMTDFYAFPTTAGRIALVLNSHPFISPAEAASSSFDPNLLYQIKIDNTGDALEDLVLQVTFSGTGANQKVFVRGPFAPTVRGAMQNVVSSMEPAVTGAINTTLGSTSGMQVYAGVRDEPFFIDLEQFFRILPDRRPGTGPLSTPSTATASAFRPVGQAVNVLNGANVASLVIELPTAQLTAGGNAKIGLWGTISR; encoded by the coding sequence ATGCATACCCCCTCCCGAACCGTGCGGCTCGGTCTCGCCGCCGTCCTCGGCGTCGCGGCCCTGACCGGCGCTTGGCAATTCGTCCAGGCGTCCGACCACCAGGACACCGCCGATGTCGAGCTCAATCCGACGCAGGACATGACGGACTTCTATGCCTTCCCGACCACCGCCGGTCGGATCGCACTGGTGTTGAACTCGCACCCGTTCATCTCGCCGGCCGAGGCGGCGTCCTCGTCGTTCGATCCGAACCTCCTCTACCAGATCAAGATCGACAACACCGGGGACGCGCTCGAAGACCTCGTGCTGCAGGTGACCTTCTCCGGGACCGGTGCCAACCAGAAGGTCTTCGTGCGCGGTCCGTTCGCGCCGACCGTCCGCGGGGCGATGCAGAACGTCGTCTCTTCGATGGAGCCGGCGGTCACCGGCGCGATCAACACCACGCTGGGTTCCACGAGCGGCATGCAGGTCTACGCCGGCGTCCGGGACGAGCCGTTCTTCATCGACCTTGAGCAGTTCTTCCGGATTCTCCCGGATCGCCGCCCCGGCACTGGCCCGCTCTCCACGCCGTCGACCGCCACCGCCTCGGCGTTTCGTCCCGTGGGGCAGGCCGTCAACGTGCTGAACGGCGCCAACGTCGCCTCCCTGGTGATCGAGTTGCCGACTGCGCAACTCACCGCCGGTGGCAACGCCAAGATCGGCCTCTGGGGCACGATCTCCCGATGA
- the serC gene encoding 3-phosphoserine/phosphohydroxythreonine transaminase: protein MTERIHNFGAGPGVLPESVLRQAQQDIWNIGGSGMGVAEHSHRGKLFEKIINEAEEAARRLAGIPDQYKVIFMQGGASQQFAMVPMNLLPAGRTADYLHTGVWSEKAMQEAGKFGTTHMAVSAAGSKFTRIPDVAEIAYSSAPAYVHITTNNTIYGTQWRELPPVPEGVPLIADTSSDMFSRPLDVSKYGLIYAGAQKNLGPSGVVMAIIRDDLADTAPTMIPTMLQYRTYVKERSLYNTPPTFAIYMVGQVLKWIEETGGLAAMAERNAEKAALLYDFLDQSTLFRAPVHPDSRSHMNVVFRCATDELDTKFLGEAGKRGMEGLKGHRSAGGIRASIYNACPRASIVALVDFMKEFELANR from the coding sequence ATGACTGAGCGGATCCACAATTTCGGCGCGGGCCCAGGTGTCCTCCCGGAGTCGGTGTTGCGGCAGGCGCAGCAGGACATCTGGAACATCGGCGGCAGCGGGATGGGTGTGGCGGAACACAGCCACCGTGGGAAGCTGTTCGAGAAGATCATCAACGAGGCCGAGGAGGCGGCGCGGCGGCTGGCAGGGATCCCTGACCAGTACAAGGTGATCTTCATGCAGGGCGGCGCGTCGCAGCAGTTCGCGATGGTGCCGATGAACCTGCTGCCGGCCGGCCGGACCGCCGACTACCTGCATACCGGCGTCTGGTCCGAGAAGGCGATGCAGGAGGCAGGGAAGTTCGGCACGACCCACATGGCGGTCTCGGCGGCCGGGTCGAAGTTCACCCGCATCCCCGACGTGGCGGAGATCGCCTACTCGTCCGCGCCGGCGTACGTCCACATCACCACGAACAACACCATCTATGGCACGCAGTGGCGCGAACTGCCGCCGGTGCCGGAAGGCGTGCCGCTGATCGCCGACACCTCGAGCGACATGTTCAGCCGCCCGCTCGACGTCAGCAAGTACGGCCTCATCTATGCCGGTGCCCAGAAGAATCTCGGCCCGTCCGGCGTCGTGATGGCGATCATCCGCGACGATCTTGCCGACACCGCACCGACCATGATTCCGACGATGCTGCAATACCGGACCTACGTGAAGGAGCGGTCGCTCTACAATACGCCGCCGACCTTCGCCATCTACATGGTCGGACAGGTGCTGAAGTGGATCGAGGAAACCGGCGGGCTGGCGGCGATGGCGGAGCGCAATGCCGAGAAGGCGGCGCTGCTGTATGACTTCCTCGACCAGAGCACGCTCTTCCGCGCGCCGGTCCATCCCGACAGCCGTTCGCACATGAACGTCGTCTTCCGCTGTGCCACCGATGAGCTCGACACCAAGTTCCTCGGCGAAGCAGGGAAGCGCGGCATGGAGGGGTTGAAGGGCCATCGCTCCGCGGGCGGCATCCGTGCGAGCATCTACAACGCCTGCCCGCGCGCCAGCATCGTGGCGCTGGTGGACTTCATGAAGGAGTTCGAACTGGCGAACCGCTGA
- a CDS encoding ACT domain-containing protein, translating into MKVLVADKFETVGVDGLKELGCDVVLRPDGAVEELPATIADVNPKVLIVRGKKVSEAALAAGPALSLVIRAGAGIDSIDVAAASRLGIFVANTPGKNSIAVAELVMGLLLGMDRRIPDQVADLRRGEWRKAEYSKARGVYGRTLGIVGLGQIGREVAKRAQAFGMHVVAYSRNLTNEEADRIGVGYCETPIEVARHSDAVSINVAGGAETKKLVNAEFLAAMKPGAYLINASRGSVVDEAALAAAVTGHGLRVALDVFEGEPGGGKAEFKPAIIDLPGVYGTHHVGASTDQAQIAIAQEVIRIVEAFAKTGIAPYCVNRLARSAATHVLSVRHQNRPGVLAHVFRVLAEASVNVEEVENIPYHGAEAAAARIQLSSAPSDAALAEIRSGNPHILSVDLTAIA; encoded by the coding sequence ATGAAAGTGCTGGTGGCAGACAAGTTCGAAACCGTGGGCGTCGATGGATTGAAGGAGCTCGGCTGCGACGTGGTGCTGCGACCCGATGGTGCCGTGGAGGAGCTCCCGGCCACCATCGCCGACGTGAATCCGAAGGTGCTCATCGTGCGAGGCAAGAAGGTGAGCGAGGCCGCCCTGGCGGCCGGTCCGGCCCTCTCGTTGGTGATCCGTGCCGGCGCCGGCATCGACTCGATCGATGTCGCCGCTGCCTCGCGCCTCGGCATCTTCGTCGCCAATACGCCCGGCAAGAACTCCATCGCCGTCGCCGAGCTCGTGATGGGCCTGCTGCTCGGCATGGATCGTCGCATTCCCGATCAGGTTGCCGACCTGCGGCGCGGTGAATGGCGCAAGGCCGAGTACTCCAAGGCACGCGGTGTCTACGGCCGGACCCTGGGCATCGTCGGCCTGGGGCAGATTGGTCGAGAAGTGGCCAAGCGGGCCCAGGCGTTCGGCATGCACGTCGTCGCTTACTCGCGGAACCTCACCAACGAGGAAGCCGACCGGATCGGGGTGGGCTACTGCGAGACGCCGATCGAGGTCGCGCGTCACTCCGATGCCGTCTCGATCAACGTCGCCGGCGGTGCGGAGACGAAGAAACTCGTCAACGCCGAGTTCCTCGCGGCGATGAAGCCGGGGGCGTATCTGATCAATGCCTCGCGTGGCAGTGTGGTCGACGAGGCGGCGCTTGCCGCCGCGGTCACCGGGCACGGTCTCCGCGTCGCGCTCGACGTCTTCGAGGGTGAACCGGGCGGCGGCAAGGCGGAGTTCAAGCCTGCCATCATCGATCTCCCCGGCGTCTATGGGACGCACCACGTCGGGGCCTCGACGGACCAGGCACAGATCGCAATCGCCCAGGAAGTGATCCGGATTGTCGAGGCGTTCGCGAAGACCGGCATCGCGCCGTACTGTGTCAATCGCCTCGCCCGCAGTGCCGCCACCCACGTCCTCTCGGTGCGCCACCAGAATCGTCCAGGCGTGCTGGCGCATGTTTTTCGGGTACTCGCCGAGGCCTCAGTCAATGTCGAGGAGGTGGAGAACATCCCCTACCACGGCGCTGAAGCCGCGGCCGCCCGCATCCAGCTCAGCTCGGCGCCCTCGGACGCCGCCCTGGCAGAAATTCGCAGCGGCAACCCGCACATCCTGAGCGTTGACCTCACGGCCATCGCGTAA
- a CDS encoding DUF4331 family protein has product MTRLAITPLLLVGALVAAGCSSDSTTMPTDNGTRMYNQVQRLGNPLVSEVFLAKRSHALHGSTGPAADPTNIRAEFVNFIATVAGRNQTVQNTLATVLLPDMLIVQTDKPIASAGWLSWALADGYGGRKLSDDVVDAGLSAIFGALLDPSNVSPGLASDNVPNDSNFLTTFPYLAVKN; this is encoded by the coding sequence ATGACCCGTCTTGCCATCACCCCGCTGCTGCTCGTTGGCGCGCTCGTCGCCGCCGGCTGCAGCAGCGACAGCACCACCATGCCGACCGACAATGGCACCCGGATGTACAACCAGGTGCAGCGGCTCGGCAATCCGCTGGTGAGCGAAGTCTTCCTCGCCAAGCGCAGCCATGCCCTGCACGGCAGCACCGGGCCGGCCGCCGACCCGACCAATATTCGCGCCGAGTTCGTGAACTTCATCGCGACCGTGGCCGGTCGCAACCAGACGGTCCAGAACACGCTCGCGACCGTGCTGTTGCCCGACATGCTGATCGTGCAGACCGACAAGCCCATCGCCAGCGCCGGGTGGCTCAGCTGGGCCCTCGCCGATGGCTACGGCGGGCGCAAGTTGAGCGATGACGTCGTCGATGCCGGACTGAGCGCCATCTTCGGTGCGCTGCTCGACCCGAGCAACGTGTCGCCCGGTCTGGCGTCCGACAACGTCCCGAACGACTCGAACTTCCTCACGACCTTCCCGTACCTTGCGGTGAAGAACTAA
- a CDS encoding YaeQ family protein: MALTATIYNLDIQLADVDRSVYEELALRVACHPSESPEYLIARVLAYCLEYREGIAFGRGISEPDDPPIAVRDLTGSLLVWIEIGSPDAARLHKASKAAPRVAVYTHKEPRTLLRQLEGEKIHRADALEIYAFDRALIDGLVELLDRRTRLALSISDREIYATVGDVTVSGAVERYPLVP, from the coding sequence GTGGCGCTGACCGCGACGATCTACAATCTCGACATCCAGCTGGCTGACGTCGATCGTAGCGTCTACGAGGAGCTGGCCCTCCGCGTCGCCTGCCATCCCTCGGAATCGCCGGAGTATCTGATCGCCCGGGTGCTGGCCTACTGCCTGGAGTACCGGGAGGGGATCGCCTTCGGGCGGGGAATCTCCGAGCCGGATGATCCGCCGATCGCGGTTCGCGACCTCACCGGCAGCCTGCTCGTCTGGATCGAGATCGGCTCGCCCGACGCGGCGCGGCTCCACAAGGCAAGCAAGGCGGCGCCGCGCGTCGCGGTCTACACCCACAAGGAGCCGCGCACGCTGCTGCGGCAACTCGAGGGGGAGAAGATCCACCGCGCCGACGCGCTGGAGATCTACGCCTTCGACCGTGCGCTGATCGACGGACTCGTGGAGCTGCTCGATCGGCGCACCCGGCTGGCCCTCTCGATCTCCGACCGGGAGATCTACGCGACGGTCGGCGACGTCACGGTCTCCGGCGCGGTGGAGCGGTACCCACTCGTCCCCTAG